The following proteins are encoded in a genomic region of Sparus aurata chromosome 11, fSpaAur1.1, whole genome shotgun sequence:
- the s1pr4 gene encoding sphingosine 1-phosphate receptor 4 has translation MDVFSALTSPSSCPHMYHLPSFPSNATTSDTTTSASEISHVILRHYNHTGRLQNRTISNSQNHISVAAAVFLFVSIFIILENLLVLVAVISRIRNSRRWVYVCIANITLSDLITGAAYVVNICLSGSQTFRLTPALWLFREGMLFVALAASIFSLLLIAVERYTTMMKPLPQKSAKKSYYRIFGLVVLCWLLAMVIGFLPLMGWNCVCSLEGCSTLLPLYSKSYIFFSLIIFFIILLAIGVLYGAIYCHVHRSAQLGPQRSRKRSLALLKTVISIVGVFMLCWGPLFVLLLVDFFCISRQCALLFSADFCIALAVLNSGLNPIIYALGSSDMRKAIAELLCCCCLRSGLCHPDTFTSKDTSSTSETRRDSLRNSFNKVRNLSVASPPSTPSKPRRAPKKYRLSSTTSCLSVSSG, from the coding sequence ATGGATGTCTTCTCCGCcctcacctccccctcctcctgcccccACATGTACCACTTACCCAGTTTTCCCAGTAACGCCACCACATCAGACACCACCACTTCAGCCAGTGAGATCAGCCATGTGATCCTGCGGCATTACAACCACACCGGCCGCCTGCAGAACAGGACCATCTCAAACAGCCAGAACCACATCAGTGTCGCCGCGGCCGTCTTCCTCTTCGTCAGTATATTCATCATCCTGGAGAatctgctggtgctggtggccGTCATCTCCCGCATCCGCAACAGCCGACGCTGGGTTTATGTCTGCATTGCCAACATCACGCTGAGTGACCTCATCACCGGCGCTGCCTATGTGGTCAACATCTGTTTGTCAGGCAGCCAGACGTTTCGCCTCACCCCTGCTCTGTGGCTCTTCAGGGAAGGGATGCTGTTTGTGGCACTGGCAGCATCCATATTCAGCTTGCTACTGATTGCTGTGGAGCGTTACACCACCATGATGAAGCCGCTTCCCCAGAAGTCAGCCAAGAAGAGTTACTACAGGATCTTTGGCTTGGTGGTACTCTGCTGGCTTTTGGCCATGGTGATTGGCTTCCTCCCATTGATGGGCTGGaactgtgtgtgcagcctgGAAGGAtgctccaccctcctccctctctactCAAAGTCCtacatctttttctctctcatcatattcttcatcatcctcctgGCTATTGGGGTACTCTATGGTGCCATCTACTGCCACGTACACAGGAGTGCACAGCTGGGCCCGCAGCGCAGTCGTAAGCGCTCCTTGGCCCTGCTTAAAACTGTGATCTCCATTGTTGGAGTCTTTATGCTCTGCTGGGGGCCACTCTTTGTGCTATTGCTGGTGGATTTCTTCTGTATCTCCCGCCAGTGTGCTCTGCTGTTCAGTGCAGACTTTTGCATCGCACTGGCTGTCCTCAACTCCGGCCTGAACCCCATCATCTATGCCCTGGGCAGCAGTGACATGAGGAAGGCTATCGCagagctgctgtgctgctgctgcctgaggTCTGGCCTCTGTCACCCAGACACATTCACATCCAAGGACACCAGCAGCACCTCTGAAACCAGGAGGGACAGCCTGAGAAACAGTTTTAACAAGGTCAGGAATCTGAGCGTGGCCTCCCCACCATCAACGCCCAGCAAGCCTCGCAGGGCCCCCAAAAAATACAGGCTGAGCTCCACCACCAGCTGCCTGTCAGTTTCAAGTGGTTAA